The Aquipuribacter hungaricus genomic sequence GCAGGGACGGGGAGGGCTGGTGCTGCATGACTGGCTCCTCAGGAGGACCGCCGTTGCGCGCCGCGACGTGCGGCGCGCCCCCGGTCGTCGACGACCGGGGCACCGCGGGTACGTCACCGTCGGGCTGCCGGATGGGGAGCCGGACGGTGGGTCTTCCTCGCCGGGCCCGGTCGTCAAACCTCTGGGCCGTATGAGGTCTGCCACAGCCTACGGTGTCGTAACTTACGGGACCGTAGGTTACCGTCGACGACGTGCCCCTCCTCGTGCTGCCCCGCCCCGACGCCGGGGACCCCCCGCGCCCCGCGCGGCGGAGCCTGGCGGCGGTGCTGTCACGGCTGGCCACCACGGCCGTCACCCCGCTCGTGCCCGGGGACTACCTGGACCTCGTCGCCCCGCTGCGCTCCGGCGCCCCGCTGCGCGGTCGCGTCGTCGACGTCGTCCGGGAGACGGCCGACGCCACCACCGTCGTCATCCGCCCCGGGCGCGACTGGGCCGGCCACACCGCCGGGCAGTACGTCCGCCTGGGCGTCGACGTCGACGGCGTCCGCCGCTGGCGCGCCTACTCCATCACCTCCCCCGCCGGCCGTGCCGACGGCCTGGTGCAGGTCACCGTCAAGGCGATCCCCGACGGGGTCGTCAGCGGCCACGTCGCGCACCGGCTCCGCCCCGGCACGCTCCTGCACCTGGACCAGGCGACGGGCGGGTTCACGCTCGGCGACCATCGCGGGCCCACCCTCTTCGTCACGGCCGGCTCCGGTGTCACCCCCGTCGTCGGGATGCTCCGCAGCCACCTGCACGAGCTCGCCGACGTGGTCGTCGTCCACTCCGCCCCCCGCGCCGAGGACGTCATCTTCGGCGCCGAGCTGCGCGCCTGGGCCGCCCAGGGCCGGATCCGCCTCGTCGAGCGCCACACCGGCACCGACGGGATCCTCACCCCCGACGACCTCACCGCGCTCGTCCCGGACTGGCGCTCCCGCCAGACCTGGGCGTGCGGGCCGACGGCCATGCTCGACGCGGTCGAGGAGCACTGGGCGGGCGCGGGCGTCGCCGACCGGATGCACACCGAGCGGTTCCGCCCCACCGTCGCCGCGGTGGGCGAGGGCGGCTCGGTCTCCTTCTCGCGCAGCGGCACCGCCGTCGACGTCGACGGCTCCACCACCCTGCTCGACGCGGGCGAGGACGCCGGCGTCCTCATGCCGTCCGGGTGCCGGATGGGCATCTGCTTCGGCTGCGTCGTCGGCCTGCGCGAGGGCACCGTGCGCGACCTGCGCTCCGGCGAGACCACGACCGCCGTCCCCGAGGACGGCATCCGCATCCAGACCTGCGTCTCGGCCGCCGCCGGGGCCTGCGACCTCGACGTCTAGGCCCCCGCCCGACCCCCAGTCCCCCAGACCCGACCGCCCGGCACCCCTCCCCGGTGGCGCGGCGACCTCCGACCCCCAGGAGCCCTCATGCCCACCAGCACCCGCCTGTCGACCGTGACCACCGAGCGGACCCTCGTCCCCAAGCGCTCGGGCAGGCCGGACCCGACCGCCCACCTGGACGCCGCCCAGGTCGAGGCGCTCGGGCGCGAGCTGGACGCGCTGCGCAAGGAGGTCTTCGACTCCCGCGGCGCGGCCGACGCCGCCTACATCCGTCGCGTCATGACCGTCCAGCGCTCGCTGGAGATGGGCAGCCGTGCGGTTCTGCTGTTCTCGCTGTTCCCGCCGGCCTGGTTCCTCGGGACCGCCGGGCTGAGCGTGGCCAAGATCCTCGAGAACATGGAGATCGGCCACAACGTCATGCACGGCCAGTGGGACTGGATGCGCGACCCGAAGATTCACTCGACGTCCTACGAGTGGGACCACGCCTCGCCGTCGGACCTGTGGAAGCACAGCCACAACGAGCTGCACCACACCTTCACCAACGTGCTGGGCCGCGACAACGACCTCGGCTACGGGATCATGCGGGTCGACGAGGACCAGCGCTGGTACCCCGCCTACGTGCTCCAGCCGTTCTGGAACTTCCTCAACGCGTGCTTCTTCGAGTATGGGATCGCCTCCTACGACCTCGAGCTGGGCGCGCACATCCGCAACGGCACGCTGGACGACCCGACGCTGCGCGCCAACGCCCGCAAGGTGCTGACCAAGGTCCGCCGCCAGATGACCAAGGACTACGTCGTCCACCCGCTGCTGAGCGGCCCGTCGGTGCTGCACACGCTGGGCGCCAACGTGGTCGCGAACCTGGTCCGCAACGTGTGGACCCACTCGGTGATCATGTGCGGCCACTTCCCCGAGGGCGTCGACACCTTCGCCAAGGACTCCATCGAGGGCGAGACCCGCGGCGAGTGGTACCTGCGCCAGATGATGGGCTCGGCCAACATCCGCGGCTCCAAGGCCATGCACGTGATGACCGGCAACCTGTCGCACCAGATCGAGCACCACCTGTTCCCGGACATGCCGAGCAACCGGTACGCCCAGATCGCCCCCCGGATCCAGGACGTCTGCGCCCGTTACGGCATCAAGTACACAACCGGGACGCTCACGCAGCAGGTCGCCTCCGCCTGGCGCCAGGTCGTGAAGCTGTCGCTGCCCAACGACACGACGGCCGCCCAGACGGCTGCCATGCTCGCCCGCGGTGCGGCGACCGGTGCCCGCCGGAAGGTGGCGGCGGTCCTGTCGCGCCGCGGCCGTGCGGCCGTGGTCGCCCCCGTGGCACCTGCGGCCGGCGCCCCGGTCGCCGTCGCCGCCTGAGGGAGGGCCGCCCCTCGGCGGCCCCTCCCTCGCAGGTCAGTCGGCGCGGCGG encodes the following:
- a CDS encoding ferredoxin reductase, encoding MPLLVLPRPDAGDPPRPARRSLAAVLSRLATTAVTPLVPGDYLDLVAPLRSGAPLRGRVVDVVRETADATTVVIRPGRDWAGHTAGQYVRLGVDVDGVRRWRAYSITSPAGRADGLVQVTVKAIPDGVVSGHVAHRLRPGTLLHLDQATGGFTLGDHRGPTLFVTAGSGVTPVVGMLRSHLHELADVVVVHSAPRAEDVIFGAELRAWAAQGRIRLVERHTGTDGILTPDDLTALVPDWRSRQTWACGPTAMLDAVEEHWAGAGVADRMHTERFRPTVAAVGEGGSVSFSRSGTAVDVDGSTTLLDAGEDAGVLMPSGCRMGICFGCVVGLREGTVRDLRSGETTTAVPEDGIRIQTCVSAAAGACDLDV
- a CDS encoding fatty acid desaturase family protein; protein product: MPTSTRLSTVTTERTLVPKRSGRPDPTAHLDAAQVEALGRELDALRKEVFDSRGAADAAYIRRVMTVQRSLEMGSRAVLLFSLFPPAWFLGTAGLSVAKILENMEIGHNVMHGQWDWMRDPKIHSTSYEWDHASPSDLWKHSHNELHHTFTNVLGRDNDLGYGIMRVDEDQRWYPAYVLQPFWNFLNACFFEYGIASYDLELGAHIRNGTLDDPTLRANARKVLTKVRRQMTKDYVVHPLLSGPSVLHTLGANVVANLVRNVWTHSVIMCGHFPEGVDTFAKDSIEGETRGEWYLRQMMGSANIRGSKAMHVMTGNLSHQIEHHLFPDMPSNRYAQIAPRIQDVCARYGIKYTTGTLTQQVASAWRQVVKLSLPNDTTAAQTAAMLARGAATGARRKVAAVLSRRGRAAVVAPVAPAAGAPVAVAA